In Kineococcus sp. NBC_00420, a single genomic region encodes these proteins:
- a CDS encoding YunG family protein, translated as MTTLTLSAIEAAARASWGPDTSFASAEYMARGSGQPSRGQCGTTALVLQGLLGGDLMIADVEYEGRVEGVHYWNVTAGGVELDLTRDQFTDTESLINVRRVAVGRNPGGLGEQPFQLLLERVTAALQVEASASS; from the coding sequence ATGACGACGTTGACGCTGAGTGCGATCGAAGCCGCAGCGCGGGCGTCGTGGGGACCCGACACCTCCTTCGCCTCAGCTGAATACATGGCCCGCGGCAGCGGGCAGCCCTCGCGAGGTCAGTGCGGAACGACCGCTCTGGTTCTGCAGGGACTGCTGGGTGGCGACCTGATGATCGCCGACGTTGAGTACGAGGGCCGGGTGGAGGGCGTGCACTACTGGAACGTGACCGCTGGCGGGGTCGAGCTCGACCTGACACGAGACCAGTTCACCGACACGGAGTCGCTGATCAACGTGCGCCGCGTCGCTGTGGGGCGGAACCCCGGAGGGCTTGGCGAGCAGCCGTTCCAGCTGCTGCTGGAGAGAGTTACTGCCGCTCTCCAGGTCGAAGCATCTGCATCCTCCTGA
- a CDS encoding IS256 family transposase: MALEAQSALSDLADALTTAEDGTLMRRILQGALQALIEAEAEHHIGAGLHERSPARTTQRNGGRDRLVATTAGDVHVKIPKTRTGSFFPTLLAPRRRIDRALHAVVMEAYVHGVSTRKVDDLVEALGVESGISKSEVSRICADLDTEVEAFRTRPLDAQATPYVFLDATYCKARIRGRVVSQAVVIATGVTADGHREVLGCNVGDAETLVFWKEFLASLRDRGLHGVQLVISDQHRGLVSAIEQSMAGAAWQRCRVHFMRNLLSRVNKGSSDAVAAMVRTIFVQPSAAAVSEQVRVVADSLRGKFPAVAEMLDEAGADVTAFAVFPEAHWKKIWSTNPLERLNREVKRRTDVVGIFPNAKALLRLAGCVLIEAHDEWQSGERRYLSESSMALLTPPEPTVLPVLNGDSGTDTSAALDTGTALTA; the protein is encoded by the coding sequence ATGGCCCTCGAGGCTCAGTCTGCCCTCTCCGACCTCGCCGACGCACTCACCACCGCCGAGGACGGCACCCTCATGCGCCGGATCCTGCAAGGAGCCCTCCAAGCCCTCATCGAGGCCGAAGCCGAGCACCACATCGGCGCCGGCCTCCACGAACGCTCCCCGGCCCGCACCACCCAACGCAACGGCGGCCGCGACCGCCTGGTGGCCACCACCGCCGGCGACGTCCACGTCAAGATCCCCAAGACCCGCACCGGGTCCTTCTTCCCGACCCTGCTCGCCCCGCGCCGGCGCATCGACCGGGCGCTGCACGCCGTCGTCATGGAGGCCTACGTCCACGGCGTCTCCACGAGGAAGGTCGACGACCTCGTCGAAGCACTCGGGGTGGAGTCGGGCATCTCCAAGAGTGAGGTCTCCCGGATCTGCGCCGACCTGGACACCGAGGTCGAGGCGTTCCGGACCCGCCCACTGGACGCCCAGGCGACGCCGTACGTGTTCCTGGACGCGACGTACTGCAAGGCCCGCATCCGGGGCCGGGTGGTGTCTCAGGCTGTGGTCATCGCGACCGGTGTCACCGCGGATGGGCATCGGGAAGTGTTGGGCTGCAACGTGGGTGATGCGGAGACGTTGGTGTTCTGGAAGGAGTTCCTGGCCTCGCTTCGCGACCGGGGCCTGCACGGGGTCCAGCTGGTCATCTCCGATCAGCACCGCGGTCTGGTGTCGGCGATCGAGCAGAGCATGGCCGGCGCGGCGTGGCAGAGGTGCCGAGTTCACTTCATGCGCAACCTTCTGTCCCGCGTCAACAAGGGCTCCTCCGATGCGGTCGCAGCGATGGTCCGGACGATCTTCGTGCAGCCCTCCGCCGCGGCCGTGAGCGAGCAGGTCCGGGTCGTCGCCGACAGCCTGCGGGGCAAGTTCCCTGCCGTCGCGGAGATGCTCGACGAGGCTGGTGCTGATGTGACGGCGTTCGCGGTGTTCCCCGAGGCGCACTGGAAGAAGATCTGGAGCACGAATCCGCTCGAACGGTTGAACCGGGAGGTCAAGCGCCGCACCGACGTGGTCGGTATCTTCCCCAACGCCAAGGCCCTGCTCCGCCTGGCCGGCTGCGTGCTGATCGAGGCCCACGATGAGTGGCAGTCCGGGGAACGGCGTTACCTCTCGGAGTCCTCGATGGCGTTGCTGACACCGCCGGAACCGACCGTCTTGCCGGTTCTGAACGGCGACTCGGGAACCGACACGAGCGCCGCACTCGACACGGGCACCGCGCTCACGGCATAG
- a CDS encoding VOC family protein yields MAAVKRGHLHHLELWRDDASTADGPWPWLLQRLGYTCTDTWSTGCTWTFGQAYVVLESGADHARGRSDRLRSGMNHLALWAGNRADVDTLTSEAPQHGWRLLFADLHPHAGGPQHYAAFLEDDAGFEVELVAEERGALG; encoded by the coding sequence ATGGCCGCCGTGAAACGAGGACACCTGCACCACCTGGAGCTGTGGAGAGACGACGCCAGCACCGCCGACGGCCCCTGGCCCTGGCTGCTGCAGCGCCTCGGCTACACCTGCACCGACACCTGGTCCACCGGCTGCACCTGGACCTTCGGCCAGGCCTACGTCGTGCTCGAGTCCGGAGCCGACCACGCCCGCGGCCGCAGCGACCGGTTGCGCAGCGGCATGAACCACCTCGCCCTGTGGGCCGGCAACCGAGCAGACGTCGACACCCTCACCAGCGAGGCACCCCAGCACGGGTGGCGCCTGCTGTTCGCTGACCTGCACCCTCATGCCGGTGGGCCCCAGCACTACGCCGCCTTCCTCGAAGACGACGCCGGTTTCGAGGTGGAACTCGTAGCCGAGGAGCGAGGAGCTCTGGGCTGA